A section of the Telopea speciosissima isolate NSW1024214 ecotype Mountain lineage chromosome 3, Tspe_v1, whole genome shotgun sequence genome encodes:
- the LOC122656354 gene encoding uncharacterized protein LOC122656354, translated as MVSTRRSGSLSTNTSKRSSSTDEKPSSPKRPKVENVAAAEKSSQTSGSSDNSKELCSSPPSDPVECLPNDPPISCSGVGDAVDSEREEKGDDGTAPAVPVLSPIAEGSSPILADKARSSFSSLSSFMKQHTNLDTSTPWCNLLPQYSQNPHISIEIPTFTIGSSRQCNFSLKDQNISAVLCRIKQTQHEDSVVAVLESTGSKGSVQINGKIVKKNTSSNLISGDEVIFGSAGNHAYIFQQLTPEATVKLPSVVGVAEAPSNVGKGLHLERRSGDPSAVAGASILASLSNLGQDLSLLAPPAKSTNESQHGSEIPVCSLARDGVEMDLDGPERKGNSDPSAESDKTVEVGTTSQSLRVDNNQESGVELDVVKLSGVNDSLRPFLRMLAGSSSCDLELSKNIFKQVLEERKEWARDSQQTSTSGVSSKCAAFKEDIQVGILDGKELQVSFDSFPYYLSENTKNVLISAVFIHLKRKEYAKYTSELPTVSPRILLSGPAGSEIYQEMLSKALANHFGAKLLIFDSHSFLGILSSKEVELLKDGLRAEKSCVCAKPRPGQTDLVKTTTPSGGESDAPGSGDVPSCALESEPKLETINVPASSGTSKNHLFKIGDRVRFVGIVPGSGYPTASSPSRGPTYGYRGKVLLPFEDNMLSKIGVRFDKPIPEGVDLGGLCEGSHGFFCHVNDLRLETPGTEDLDKLLINTLFEVVSSESRNSPFILFMKDVEKSIIGNSESYSAFKSRLEKLPDNVVIIGSHTQTDNRKEKSHPGGLLFTKFGSNQTALLDFAFPDSFGRLHDRGKEVPKTTKLLTKLFPNKVTIHLPQDENLLTDWRNQLDRDVETLKAKGNLNHLRTVLNRSGLECDGLETLCIKDHALTLESAEKVVGWALSHHLMQHTEADPEDPRLVLSCDSIQYGFGVLLAIQNESKSLKKSLKDVVTENEFEKRLLADVIPPSDIGVTFDDIGALENVKDTLKELVMLPLQRPELFCKGQLTKPCKGILLFGPPGTGKTMLAKAVATEAGANFINISMSSITSKWFGEGEKYVKAVFSLASKIAPSVVFVDEVDSMLGRRENPGEHEAMRKMKNEFMVNWDGLRTKDKERVLVLAATNRPFDLDEAVIRRLPRRLMVNLPDTPNRAKILKVILAKEDLSPDVDLDAIASMTDGYSGSDLKNLCVTAAHCPIREILEKEKKEHAAALAEGRSPPALSGSADIRPLNKEDFKYAHEQVCASVSSESVNMSELLQWNELYGEGGSRRKRALSYFM; from the exons GTCGAAAACGTTGCTGCAGCTGAGAAATCTTCGCAGACGTCGGGATCTTCTGATAATTCAAAGGAATTGTGCTCGTCTCCGCCGTCGGACCCTGTAGAATGCCTTCCGAATGACCCTCCGATCTCTTGCAGCGGTGTCGGTGATGCTGTGGATTCTGAGAGGGAGGAGAAAGGGGACGACGGAACTGCTCCGGCAGTTCCTGTATTATCGCCGATCGCAGAAG GTTCTTCACCGATTTTGGCGGACAAAGCAAGGAGTTCTTTCTCTTCATTGAGTTCTTTTATGAAGCAGCACACGAATTTAGACACTTCCACTCCTTGGTGCAACCTTCTGCCACAGTACTCTCAG AATCCACATATCTCCATTGAAATACCTACGTTCACTATTGGTTCAAGCAGACAGTGCAACTTCTCCTTGAAGGACCAAAACATTAGCGCAGTTCTATGCAGGATCAAGCAAACACAG CATGAGGACAGTGTCGTTGCCGTGCTCGAAAGCACAGGGAGCAAGGGGTCTGTGCAAATAAATGGGAAGATTGTCAAGAAGAACACCAGCAGTAATCTTATCTCCGGTGATGAAGTGATATTCGGTTCAGCAGGGAATCATGCATAT ATTTTCCAGCAACTCACACCTGAGGCTACAGTTAAGTTACCTTCAGTGGTTGGGGTTGCTGAGGCTCCAAGCAATGTGGGTAAGGGATTGCACCTTGAAAGAAGGTCTGGGGATCCTTCAGCTGTGGCTGGAGCCTCTATATTGGCATCTCTATCGAACCTTGGACAAGATTTATCACTTTTGGCGCCTCCAGCGAAAAGTACTAATGAAAGCCAACATGGTTCTGAAATTCCTGTTTGTTCTCTTGCTCGAGATGGGGTGGAAATGGACCTTGATGGCCCAGAGAGGAAAGGTAATTCTGATCCAAGTGCAGAGAGTGATAAAACTGTTGAAGTTGGAACTACCAGTCAAAGCCTCCGTGTGGACAACAATCAAGAATCTGGTGTAGAGTTGGATGTTGTAAAACTTTCGGGGGTGAATGATTCATTAAGGCCTTTCTTGCGGATGTTGGCTGGATCAAGTAGTTGTGACCTTGAATTGAGCAAGAATATCTTTAAACAGGTattggaagaaagaaaggaatggGCGAGGGATTCTCAGCAGACATCAACGTCAGGTGTTTCTTCCAAATGTGCAGCATTCAAAGAAGATATTCAAGTTGGTATTCTTGATGGAAAAGAATTACAAGTTTCATTTGACAGTTTCCCCTACTATTTGAG TGAGAACACCAAAAACGTCCTGATTAGTGCAGTATTTATACACTTGAAACGAAAAGAATATGCAAAATATACCTCTGAACTTCCTACTGTGAGCCCGAGAATTTTGCTATCTGGTCCTGCAG GTTCTGAGATATACCAGGAGATGTTGTCAAAGGCACTTGCTAATCATTTTGGGGCTAAATTGCTTATATTTGATAGCCACTCCTTTCTGGGT ATTCTATCTTCAAAGGAAGTGGAGCTTCTGAAAGATGGACTACGAGCAGAAAAATCCTGTGTCTGTGCAAAGCCCCGTCCAGGGCAGACGGACTTGGTTAAAACCACTACTCCCTCTGGTGGAGAGTCAGATGCTCCAGGCTCTGGAGATGTGCCTTCTTGTGCTCTGGAATCTGAACCGAAACTAGAGACAATTAATGTGCCTGCATCCTCTGGGACATCTAAGAATCATCTTTTCAAGATAG GTGACAGAGTGAGATTTGTGGGTATAGTCCCTGGTAGTGGGTACCCAACAGCTTCATCTCCTTCAAG GGGCCCCACATATGGATATCGTGGCAAAGTTCTCTTGCCTTTTGAAGATAATATGTTGTCCAAAATCGGTGTAAGGTTTGATAAACCTATTCCTGAAGGTGTTGACCTTGGAGGCTTATGTGAGGGAAGTCATGGATTTTTTTGCCATG TCAATGATCTTCGTCTGGAGACCCCCGGTACGGAGGATTTGGACAAGTTACTCATCAATACATTGTTTGAG GTAGTTTCTAGTGAGAGCAGAAATTCTCCTTTCATTTTGTTTATGAAAGATGTTGAGAAGTCTATCATAGGGAATTCCGAATCATATTCGGCATTTAAAAGCCGTCTGGAAAAGCTTCCTGATAATGTCGTCATCATTGGCTCTCACACCCAAACTGATAATCGTAAGGAAAAG TCACATCCTGGAGGTCTCCTTTTCACAAAATTCGGAAGCAATCAGACTGCACTGCTTGATTTTGCATTCCCG GATAGTTTTGGGAGACTGCATGACAGAGGCAAAGAAGTCCCAAAAACAACAAAGCTGTTGACAAAGCTTTTCCCAAACAAAGTCACCATACACTTGCCCCAG GATGAGAACCTCCTTACGGACTGGAGAAATCAATTAGATCGAGATGTTGAAACCCTTAAAGCAAAGGGGAATTTGAATCACCTTCGCACT GTCTTGAATCGCAGTGGATTAGAGTGTGATGGACTTGAGACATTATGCATCAAGGATCATGCACTTACACTTGAAA GTGCAGAGAAGGTTGTTGGATGGGCTTTAAGTCATCATCTAATGCAGCATACTGAAGCTGATCCTGAAGATCCAAGGCTTGTTTTATCCTGTGATAG TATCCAGTATGGGTTTGGAGTCCTACTAGCTATCCAGAATGAATCTAAAAGCTTGAAAAAATCTCTGAAG GATGTAGTAACTGAGAATGAATTTGAGAAAAGGCTCCTGGCTGATGTTATTCCACCTAGTGATATTGGCGTAACATTTGATGACATTGGAGCTCTTGAAAATGTTAAGGATACGCTGAAGGAGCTGGTGATGCTTCCTTTGCAGAGGCCTGAGTTATTCTGCAAGGGACAACTGACAAAG CCTTGTAAGGGCATTCTTTTATTTGGCCCCCCTGGAACAGGCAAGACGATGCTCGCAAAAGCTGTGGCCACGGAAGCTGGTGCCAACTTTATCAATATCTCAATGTCTAGCATCACTTCTAAG TGGTTTGGTGAGGGCGAGAAGTATGTAAAAGCTGTCTTCTCACTAGCAAGTAAAATTGCTCCTAGTGTTGTATTTGTTGATGAG GTTGATAGCATGCTGGGCCGCAGAGAAAACCCTGGAGAACATGAGGCCATGCGAAAGATGAAAAATGAGTTTATGGTGAATTGGGATGGGTTACGCACGAAAGATAAGGAACGGGTTTTGGTGCTTGCGGCCACAAATAGGCCTTTTGACCTTGATGAGGCTGTTATTAGAAGGCTTCCTCGCAG ATTGATGGTAAATTTGCCAGATACTCCAAATAGAGCAAAGATCCTAAAAGTGATACTAGCGAAGGAAGACTTGTCTCCAGATGTTGATCTGGATGCAATTGCAAGTATGACGGATGGCTATTCTGGAAGTGACCTCAAG AATCTGTGTGTAACTGCTGCACACTGTCCAATTAGAGAGATattggagaaggaaaagaag